A window from Festucalex cinctus isolate MCC-2025b chromosome 4, RoL_Fcin_1.0, whole genome shotgun sequence encodes these proteins:
- the ulk3 gene encoding serine/threonine-protein kinase ULK3 isoform X1, which produces MASSSGYGPPKLDDFILTERLGSGTYATVYKAYRKQDSREAVAVKVVAKKTLNKASTENLLTEIEILKTVRHPHIVQLKDFVWDSENIYLILEWCSGGDLSRFIRSRRILPEGIARRFLQQIACALKFLHDRNISHLDLKPQNILLSGSILKLADFGFAQYMSPWDEKSVLRGSPLYMAPEMVCRRQYDSRVDLWSVGVILYEALFGRAPFASRSYSELEEKIRSNQPIELPPGARVSKHCRDLLLRLLERNPDARITFAEFFTHPFVDMEHMPSAESLGKAKELVLQAVQKDQDGESSVALSLYCSALEHFVPAIYYESDRQRKDVLRQKVSQYASRAEELKALVASDNKLIFEQACTTRDILREMSREQPRLLAALEMASDAIAKEQSGVDDIEALDDYQNCLGELLLALAAEPQGRRRELLHSEIKSLMSRAEYLKKNIKMQETQRDASLDREPLSDSVRSSCCVQ; this is translated from the exons ATGGCTTCATCTTCTGGCTATGGCCCTCCAAAACTGGATGACTTCATCCTGACAGAGCGGCTGGGTAGCGGTACATATGCCACAGTCTACAAGGCCTACAGAAAG CAAGATAGTCGAGAAGCGGTAGCTGTGAAGGTGGTCGCCAAGAAGACTCTGAATAAGGCGTCCACAGAGAACCTGCTCACGGAGATCGAGATCCTCAAGACCGTACGTCACCCTCATATTGTCCAGCTGAAAGACTTTGTG TGGGATTCTGAGAATATTTATCTGATACTGGAATGGTGTTCCGGTGGAGATCTGTCCCGTTTCATCCGCAGTCGTCGGATCTTGCCAGAGGGAATTGCCCGGCGTTTTCTGCAGCAAATAG CCTGTGCTCTCAAGTTTCTACACGACCGAAATATCTCCCACTTGGACTTGAAACCACAGAACATTTTGCTGTCTGGCTCAATCCTCAAATTAGCag ACTTTGGCTTCGCCCAGTATATGTCACCATGGGACGAGAAGAGCGTGCTGAGAGGCTCGCCTTTGTATATGGCTCCTGAGATGGTGTGTCGGCGCCAGTATGACTCCAGAGTGGATCTCTGGTCCGTGGGAGTCATTCTTTATG AGGCACTGTTTGGACGCGCCCCTTTTGCATCAAGGTCATATTCAGAATTAGAAGAGAAGATTAGAAGTAATCAGCCCATTGAG CTCCCTCCCGGGGCCAGGGTCTCCAAGCACTGCCGGGACCTCCTCTTGCGTCTTCTGGAGAGGAATCCGGATGCCCGGATCACCTTTGCCGAGTTCTTCACGCACCCCTTCGTGGACATGGAGCACATGCCAAGTGCCGAGAGCTTGGGGAAGGCG AAAGAACTGGTCCTACAGGCCGTCCAGAAGGACCAGGATGGCGAGAGTTCTGTTGCGCTCTCTCTGTACTGCAGTGCCCTGGAGCACTTTGTCCCTGCTATTTACT ATGAGAGTGACCGGCAGCGAAAAGATGTCCTCAGACAAAAA GTCAGTCAGTACGCATCCCGAGCGGAAGAGCTGAAGGCCCTGGTAGCCTCGGACAACAAGCTGATCTTCGAGCAGGCGTGCACCACCAGGGACATCCTCCGAG AAATGTCTCGTGAGCAACCACGCTTGCTGGCAGCGCTGGAGATGGCCTCGGATGCCATCGCTAAG GAGCAAAGTGGAGTGGACGATATTGAGGCCTTGGATGACTACCAGAATTGCTTAGGAGAACTCCTGTTGGCGCTCGcag CTGAGCCGCAGGGCCGCCGACGAGAGCTGCTCCACAGTGAG ATTAAAAGCCTCATGAGCAGAGCAGAATACCTCAAGAAGAACATCAAA ATGCAGGAAACTCAGAGGGATGCCTCGTTGGATCGGGAGCCCCTATCAGACTCCGTCAGAAGCT catgctGTGTGCAGTAA
- the tars3 gene encoding threonine--tRNA ligase 1, cytoplasmic has protein sequence MADCLTARLAAQEEQIRLLAGEISTLRDGINRELGPVGDAGVSSQLEELRSENEKLKYRLLHLRRGLRAELELEKDRSLQPRGQFGNAAGGNVVKGGQTNNKAAVKKVSSSDAKQGDKNKEKKQTKEQADGTVKGLKAWPAFVDERLNLYEELKKESNALLAKRASDGKPITVELPDGRQLTGTSWVTTPYQLACDISQGLADNAVISRVNGELWDLDRPLERDCSLEILRFDNEDAQAVYWHSSAHILGEAMERFYGGCLCYGPPIENGFYYDMFLDGSKSVSSTEFGDLESLCKMVVKEKQAFERLEVTKETLLKMFKYNKFKCRILNEKVTTPTTTVYRCGPLIDLCRGPHVRHTGKIKAMKIYKNSATYWEGRSDMETLQRIYGISFPDSKMLKEWERFQEEAKNRDHRKIGKDQELFFFHELSPGSCFFLPRGAYIYNTLMEYIRDEYWRRGFQEVASPNIYNSKLWETSGHWQHYSENMFSFPVEGDTFALKPMNCPGHCLMYSHRPRSWRELPLRLADFGVLHRNELSGTLTGLTRVRRFQQDDAHIFCTMEQIESEMKGCLDFLRNVYGVFGFSFQLHLSTRPEQYLGDIAVWNQAEKQLENSLDEFGEPWKLNPGDGAFYGPKIDIKIKDAIGRYHQCATIQLDFQLPIRFDLTFVGKDGDDKARPVIIHRAILGSVERMIAILTENYAGKWPLWISPRQVMVVPVNPSCEEYAKEVCKQFTDAGMMADADLDSGCLLNKKIRNAQLAQYNFILVVGEKEKTTSGVNVRTRDNKVHGEVSMAEALARLSLLKQARCQNAEEEF, from the exons ATGGCGGATTGCTTGACGGCACGCTTGGCAGCTCAGGAGGAGCAAATTCGACTCCTTGCCGGCGAAATCTCCACCCTTCGGGACGGGATCAACCGAGAGTTAGGCCCTGTCGGCGACGCGGGGGTCTCCTCGCAGTTGGAGGAGCTGAGGTCGGAGAATGAGAAGCTCAAGTACCGGCTACTACACCTCCGCCGGGGTTTGCGGGCGGAGCTGGAACTAGAGAAGGACAGGAGTTTACAGCCAAGGGGGCAGTTTGGCAACGCTGCCGGGGGGAACGTCGTCAAAGGAGGGCAGACGAATAACAAAGCTGCTGTTAAAAAG GTGAGCAGCTCTGATGCTAAACAAGGCGACAAAAACAAGGAGAAGAAGCAGACTAAAGAACAAGCAGATGGAACCGTGAAGGGG ctgAAAGCCTGGCCCGCTTTTGTCGATGAGCGTCTCAACCTCTACGAGGAGCTGAAGAAAGAAAGTAACGCTCTCCTGGCCAAGAGAGCTTCAGACGGTAAGCCCATCACGGTGGAGCTGCCTGATGGGCGCCAATTGACGGGCACGTCCTGGGTTACCACTCCATACCAACTGGCTTGTGACATCAG TCAGGGTCTGGCTGACAACGCAGTGATATCTCGAGTGAACGGGGAGCTGTGGGACTTGGACAGACCTCTGGAACGTGACTGCTCGCTGGAGATTTTGCGCTTTGACAATGAGGACGCACAAGCA GTGTACTGGCACTCTAGCGCTCACATCCTGGGCGAGGCGATGGAGCGCTTCTATGGTGGCTGTTTATGTTACGGACCCCCCATAGAGAACGGCTTCTACTACGACATGTTCCTCGATGGATCAAA GAGCGTGTCCAGCACCGAGTTTGGGGATCTGGAGTCCTTGTGCAAGATGGTAGTGAAGGAGAAACAAGCCTTTGAGAGGCTCGAGGTTACCAAGGAGACACTGCTAAAGATGTTCAAG tacaACAAATTCAAGTGCCGCATTCTAAATGAGAAAGTCACCACACCCACGACAACAGTTTACAG GTGCGGGCCCCTTATAGACCTCTGTAGAGGTCCTCATGTGAGGCACACAGGAAAAATCAAAGCCATGAAGATCTACAAG AATTCTGCCACCTACTGGGAGGGCCGCTCAGACATGGAGACTCTGCAGAGGATTTACGGGATCTCCTTCCCTGACTCCAAGATGCTCAAAGAGTGGGAACGCTTCCAGGAGGAGGCCAAGAATAGGGACCATCGCAAGATCGGCAAA GACCAGGAGCTGTTTTTCTTCCATGAACTCAGTCCCGGAagttgcttcttcctgccacgTGGCGCTTACATCTACAACACGCTCATGGAGTATATCAGG GATGAGTACTGGAGAAGAGGCTTCCAGGAAGTAGCTTCTCCCAATATCTATAACAGTAAACTGTGGGAGACGTCGGGCCACTGGCAGCACTACAGCGAAAACATGTTCTCCTTCCCTGTGGAGGGCGACACATTCGCACTCAAACCCATGAACTGCCCTGGACACTG TTTAATGTACAGCCATAGGCCTCGCTCGTGGAGGGAGCTCCCACTCAGGCTGGCTGACTTCGGCGTCCTCCACCGTAACGAGTTATCCGGAACACTCACCGGGTTGACTAGAGTGCGACGCTTCCAGCAGGACGATGCTCACATATTTTGTACCATGGAACAG ATAGAGTCTGAAATGAAGGGCTGCCTGGACTTCCTGCGTAATGTCTACGGCGTGTTTGGCTTCTCCTTCCAGCTTCACCTGTCCACCCGCCCGGAGCAGTACCTGGGTGACATTGCCGTGTGGAACCAAGCTGAGAAG CAATTGGAGAACAGCCTCGACGAATTTGGAGAGCCTTGGAAACTCAACCCAGGAGATGGCGCTTTTTACGGACCCAAG ATTGACATTAAGATCAAAGACGCCATTGGGCGTTACCACCAGTGTGCAACCATTCAACTGGACTTCCAGCTTCCCATCCGCTTCGACCTGACCTTTGTGGG GAAGGATGGCGATGACAAAGCTCGTCCTGTTATCATCCACCGCGCCATCTTGGGCTCTGTGGAGAGAATGATTGCAATTCTGACAGAAAACTATGCCGGGAAATG GCCTCTGTGGATCTCTCCAAGACAGGTGATGGTAGTGCCTGTCAACCCATCATGTGAGGAATATGCCAAGGAA GTCTGTAAGCAGTTCACAGATGCAGGCATGATGGCTGACGCTGACCTGGATTCTGGGTgccttttaaataaaaaaatccgtaACGCTCAACTGGCCCAATATAATTTCATTCTGG TGGTCGGCGAGAAGGAGAAGACGACCAGTGGCGTCAACGTGCGCACCAGGGATAACAAAGTCCACGGCGAAGTATCGATGGCCGAGGCGCTGGCCCGCTTGAGCCTCCTCAAGCAAGCCCGCTGTCAAAATGCAGAAGAGGAGTTCTGA
- the ulk3 gene encoding serine/threonine-protein kinase ULK3 isoform X2, with product MASSSGYGPPKLDDFILTERLGSGTYATVYKAYRKQDSREAVAVKVVAKKTLNKASTENLLTEIEILKTVRHPHIVQLKDFVWDSENIYLILEWCSGGDLSRFIRSRRILPEGIARRFLQQIACALKFLHDRNISHLDLKPQNILLSGSILKLADFGFAQYMSPWDEKSVLRGSPLYMAPEMVCRRQYDSRVDLWSVGVILYEALFGRAPFASRSYSELEEKIRSNQPIELPPGARVSKHCRDLLLRLLERNPDARITFAEFFTHPFVDMEHMPSAESLGKAKELVLQAVQKDQDGESSVALSLYCSALEHFVPAIYYESDRQRKDVLRQKVSQYASRAEELKALVASDNKLIFEQACTTRDILREMSREQPRLLAALEMASDAIAKEQSGVDDIEALDDYQNCLGELLLALAAEPQGRRRELLHSEMQETQRDASLDREPLSDSVRSSCCVQ from the exons ATGGCTTCATCTTCTGGCTATGGCCCTCCAAAACTGGATGACTTCATCCTGACAGAGCGGCTGGGTAGCGGTACATATGCCACAGTCTACAAGGCCTACAGAAAG CAAGATAGTCGAGAAGCGGTAGCTGTGAAGGTGGTCGCCAAGAAGACTCTGAATAAGGCGTCCACAGAGAACCTGCTCACGGAGATCGAGATCCTCAAGACCGTACGTCACCCTCATATTGTCCAGCTGAAAGACTTTGTG TGGGATTCTGAGAATATTTATCTGATACTGGAATGGTGTTCCGGTGGAGATCTGTCCCGTTTCATCCGCAGTCGTCGGATCTTGCCAGAGGGAATTGCCCGGCGTTTTCTGCAGCAAATAG CCTGTGCTCTCAAGTTTCTACACGACCGAAATATCTCCCACTTGGACTTGAAACCACAGAACATTTTGCTGTCTGGCTCAATCCTCAAATTAGCag ACTTTGGCTTCGCCCAGTATATGTCACCATGGGACGAGAAGAGCGTGCTGAGAGGCTCGCCTTTGTATATGGCTCCTGAGATGGTGTGTCGGCGCCAGTATGACTCCAGAGTGGATCTCTGGTCCGTGGGAGTCATTCTTTATG AGGCACTGTTTGGACGCGCCCCTTTTGCATCAAGGTCATATTCAGAATTAGAAGAGAAGATTAGAAGTAATCAGCCCATTGAG CTCCCTCCCGGGGCCAGGGTCTCCAAGCACTGCCGGGACCTCCTCTTGCGTCTTCTGGAGAGGAATCCGGATGCCCGGATCACCTTTGCCGAGTTCTTCACGCACCCCTTCGTGGACATGGAGCACATGCCAAGTGCCGAGAGCTTGGGGAAGGCG AAAGAACTGGTCCTACAGGCCGTCCAGAAGGACCAGGATGGCGAGAGTTCTGTTGCGCTCTCTCTGTACTGCAGTGCCCTGGAGCACTTTGTCCCTGCTATTTACT ATGAGAGTGACCGGCAGCGAAAAGATGTCCTCAGACAAAAA GTCAGTCAGTACGCATCCCGAGCGGAAGAGCTGAAGGCCCTGGTAGCCTCGGACAACAAGCTGATCTTCGAGCAGGCGTGCACCACCAGGGACATCCTCCGAG AAATGTCTCGTGAGCAACCACGCTTGCTGGCAGCGCTGGAGATGGCCTCGGATGCCATCGCTAAG GAGCAAAGTGGAGTGGACGATATTGAGGCCTTGGATGACTACCAGAATTGCTTAGGAGAACTCCTGTTGGCGCTCGcag CTGAGCCGCAGGGCCGCCGACGAGAGCTGCTCCACAGTGAG ATGCAGGAAACTCAGAGGGATGCCTCGTTGGATCGGGAGCCCCTATCAGACTCCGTCAGAAGCT catgctGTGTGCAGTAA